The nucleotide sequence ATGGCGATCTGGTGGGCGTGCCGGCACACGATCCTGCAGATCCGCGCGTAGAGCTGGAGCATCGCCGCGAACACCAGGAAGAAGGAGAcggagaggatgaggaggtggTTCTTCGTCAGGGGCTTGACGATGCTGCAGGCGGAGGGCTCCTTCAGGCAGTTCCAGCCCATGATGGGCAGGAGCCCGTAGCAGATGGAGGCTCcccaggtgaggagcagcatgATGTAAGTCCTGGTGACCGTCCTGGCCGAGTAGTAGGTCAGGgcgctgcagagggacaggtaGCGGTCGATGGTGatggccagcaggctgctgacgCTGGCCGTGAAGGAGGTGACCAAAAGCCCCACGgtgagcaggctgcctgcctccGACGGCAGGAAGTAGACAAAGGCGAAGTGCAGGATCAGCCCCAGGCCGGCCAGCAGGtcggctgtggccaggctgccGATCAGGAGGAACATGGGAGCCCGGAACGCCGGGCTGTAGAAGATGACCACCACCACGATGGCATTCTCGCAGGAGATGATGGTCCCAGAGACGCAGAGAACAACGTCCCAGGGGTTCAGGGCGAGAGGCTTCACCACAGAGTCCAGGTCCAAGGAGCTGTCGGTGCCGTTCCTGGCCAGGAAATGGCCTTGCTGGCCCTcgctggagctgggggcagcttcCTCCATCATGGTGGCAGAGGCTGACCTGGAagagcagctccttcagcacctACTGCCCGGGGTGGGGACCCCCCCGAGGGACGCAGCCGTGTCCCTGTGCCCAAGATGTGCCTATGCCCAGGATGTCCCTGTTGGCACTCACCTGAGCTGTCTGTTTGCCACCAGCCAGGGACAGTCCTGCCTCCCCCCAAATCagggggggcagagcagggcggGGGGGGTCTCTGGACGTGGGAGTTTGGTTTGGAT is from Dryobates pubescens isolate bDryPub1 chromosome 20, bDryPub1.pri, whole genome shotgun sequence and encodes:
- the GPR3 gene encoding G-protein coupled receptor 3 yields the protein MMEEAAPSSSEGQQGHFLARNGTDSSLDLDSVVKPLALNPWDVVLCVSGTIISCENAIVVVVIFYSPAFRAPMFLLIGSLATADLLAGLGLILHFAFVYFLPSEAGSLLTVGLLVTSFTASVSSLLAITIDRYLSLCSALTYYSARTVTRTYIMLLLTWGASICYGLLPIMGWNCLKEPSACSIVKPLTKNHLLILSVSFFLVFAAMLQLYARICRIVCRHAHQIAIQRHFLASSHYVTTRKGIATLAVILGTFASCWLPFALCCLLGDYSSPALYTYATLLPATSNSLLNPLIYAFRNQEIQKVLWTVCCGCFSSTLPFRSHSPSDV